A window of Pusillimonas sp. T7-7 contains these coding sequences:
- a CDS encoding exodeoxyribonuclease VII small subunit, which translates to MNNAKAGEQPVTNSDELNKAALPQDFETALAQLESLVAQMETGTLALDQSLAAYEQGVELAKICQRRLDQAEQQVRVLQDNLLKPLADASDAQEE; encoded by the coding sequence ATGAATAATGCGAAGGCGGGCGAACAACCCGTAACCAACAGCGATGAACTGAATAAGGCGGCGCTGCCTCAAGATTTCGAAACTGCATTGGCGCAGCTGGAGTCCCTGGTTGCGCAAATGGAAACCGGTACGCTGGCGCTCGATCAATCGCTGGCGGCTTACGAACAGGGTGTTGAGCTGGCCAAGATATGCCAGCGCCGCCTTGATCAGGCTGAACAGCAGGTAAGGGTTTTGCAAGACAATCTGCTGAAACCTCTGGCTGATGCATCCGATGCTCAAGAGGAATAG
- a CDS encoding polyprenyl synthetase family protein has translation MGRKSIDFPIWLDDRVQHIEAVLDQVLPQETVVPESLHEAMRYAVLGGGKRVRAALVYAAGEAALQSGTPASAQQIGLDHAAAAVELIHAYSLIHDDLPCMDDDTLRRGRPTVHVRFSEATAMLAGDALQPLAFELLGLMPIAPALIVQATQLLARSAGSLGMVGGQAIDCESVGVALSKEQLQQMHSMKTGAMLEASVLLGGIVAGAGSAVRQGLEDYATAIGLAFQVVDDILDVTADTVTLGKTAGKDAAGNKPTYVSIMGLDGSRKLLHALHAQAHAALLPLGPAGAHLAGIADYVVGRDR, from the coding sequence ATGGGGCGTAAATCCATAGATTTTCCGATATGGCTGGATGATCGCGTACAGCATATTGAAGCGGTACTCGATCAGGTCCTGCCTCAGGAAACCGTTGTGCCCGAAAGTCTGCATGAGGCCATGCGCTACGCCGTGCTGGGCGGTGGCAAGCGGGTGCGGGCGGCGTTGGTCTACGCGGCGGGCGAAGCCGCCCTGCAGTCTGGCACGCCTGCGTCGGCTCAGCAAATAGGTCTGGATCACGCTGCGGCAGCTGTCGAGCTCATACATGCTTATTCGCTGATACACGACGATCTGCCTTGCATGGACGACGATACGCTGCGTCGGGGACGCCCTACGGTGCACGTGCGTTTTAGCGAAGCTACTGCCATGCTGGCGGGCGACGCTTTACAGCCATTGGCTTTCGAGCTGTTGGGCCTGATGCCTATTGCTCCGGCCTTGATCGTGCAGGCGACTCAGCTGCTGGCGCGTTCGGCGGGCAGCCTGGGCATGGTCGGCGGGCAGGCTATCGATTGCGAGAGTGTAGGCGTAGCGCTTTCCAAAGAGCAGTTGCAACAAATGCACAGCATGAAAACCGGCGCCATGCTTGAAGCCAGTGTTCTTCTGGGCGGAATCGTTGCGGGTGCGGGATCGGCCGTGCGCCAGGGGCTTGAAGATTATGCAACGGCCATAGGCCTGGCCTTCCAGGTTGTGGACGATATCCTGGACGTCACTGCCGATACTGTCACACTGGGCAAAACCGCCGGCAAGGATGCGGCGGGCAATAAACCCACCTATGTCTCCATCATGGGGCTTGACGGCTCGCGCAAGCTATTGCATGCACTGCATGCGCAGGCCCACGCTGCATTGTTGCCACTGGGGCCTGCTGGCGCGCATTTGGCGGGCATTGCCGACTATGTTGTGGGCCGCGACCGCTAA
- the dxs gene encoding 1-deoxy-D-xylulose-5-phosphate synthase yields the protein MAIVSLENIHSPADLRSLDRSELHEIAAQLREFVLQSVSKTGGHLSSNLGTVELTIALHHVFNTPYDRIVWDVGHQSYPHKILTGRREQMATLRQKGGISGFPKRSESEYDAFGTAHSSTSISAVLGMAVASRNAGLDRQHIAVIGDGAMTAGMVFEALNNAGVTPDVNVLVILNDNDMSISPPVGALNHYFARLLSGRFYAAAKNVGRAVLQHVPPVLEFARRIEGHAKGIVSPATLFEELGFNYVGPIDGHDLDALVPTLENLKLLGGLQFLHVVTKKGQGYKLAEADPVLYHGPGKFDPSVGIQKPKEPPKQTFTKVFGRWLCDMAESDQRLLGITPAMREGSGMVEFEQRYPDRYFDVGIAEQHAVTFAAGLACEGQKPVVAIYSTFLQRGYDQLIHDVALQNLDVTFALDRAGIVGADGATHAGNYDIAYLRCVPNMIVATPSDENETRLLLSTCYEHPGPASVRYPRGAGCGAPESKGLDVVPVGKGVLRREGRHIALLAFGTLAGAALQAAENLDATVVDMRFVKPLDETLLQELSSTHQAFVTIEDAAIMGGAGSAVLEFFSQKGIVCPVLQLGLPDLFIDHGDQTAILAELGLNAAGIEGSIRERFAALLPPIA from the coding sequence ATGGCTATAGTCTCTTTAGAAAACATTCACTCGCCAGCTGATCTGCGATCGCTGGACCGATCCGAGCTTCATGAGATCGCCGCTCAGTTGCGAGAATTCGTGCTGCAGTCGGTCTCAAAAACGGGTGGGCATCTGTCATCCAACCTGGGTACCGTCGAGCTCACCATCGCCCTGCATCACGTGTTCAATACACCTTATGATCGTATTGTGTGGGATGTTGGCCATCAGTCGTATCCACATAAAATCCTGACCGGACGGCGTGAGCAAATGGCCACATTGCGCCAGAAAGGGGGGATTTCCGGTTTTCCCAAACGCAGTGAGTCCGAGTACGACGCTTTCGGCACGGCGCACTCATCCACGTCAATATCGGCTGTGCTGGGCATGGCCGTGGCTTCCCGCAATGCCGGGCTCGATCGCCAGCATATCGCGGTGATCGGTGATGGCGCCATGACAGCGGGCATGGTTTTCGAAGCCCTGAATAATGCAGGGGTGACGCCTGACGTTAATGTGTTGGTCATCCTGAATGACAACGACATGTCGATTTCACCGCCAGTGGGGGCGCTTAACCATTACTTTGCGCGTTTGCTGTCCGGCAGGTTTTACGCTGCAGCCAAGAACGTCGGGCGCGCCGTGTTGCAGCACGTGCCGCCCGTGCTTGAATTTGCCCGCCGTATCGAAGGCCATGCCAAGGGCATTGTGTCGCCAGCCACCCTGTTCGAGGAACTGGGTTTCAACTACGTAGGCCCTATCGACGGTCACGATCTTGATGCGCTGGTGCCCACGCTTGAAAATCTGAAGTTATTGGGTGGACTGCAGTTTCTGCATGTCGTGACGAAAAAAGGACAGGGCTACAAACTGGCTGAAGCTGATCCCGTGCTTTATCACGGCCCCGGCAAGTTCGATCCCAGCGTGGGTATTCAAAAACCCAAAGAGCCTCCCAAGCAAACTTTCACCAAAGTTTTCGGGCGTTGGCTATGCGATATGGCCGAATCCGACCAGCGCCTGCTGGGCATCACGCCAGCCATGCGTGAGGGCAGTGGCATGGTGGAGTTCGAGCAGCGCTACCCTGATCGCTACTTTGACGTCGGTATTGCCGAGCAGCATGCGGTCACCTTTGCCGCAGGGCTGGCCTGTGAAGGTCAGAAACCTGTTGTGGCGATCTATTCCACTTTCTTGCAGCGTGGCTACGATCAGCTCATTCATGACGTTGCATTGCAAAATCTGGATGTCACCTTCGCGTTGGACCGGGCCGGTATCGTGGGCGCCGATGGCGCAACCCATGCCGGGAACTACGATATTGCCTATTTGCGCTGTGTGCCCAATATGATCGTGGCGACGCCTTCCGACGAGAACGAAACCAGGCTGCTATTAAGTACTTGTTATGAGCATCCTGGTCCGGCTTCTGTCCGCTATCCCCGTGGCGCCGGCTGTGGCGCCCCAGAGAGCAAAGGGCTGGACGTCGTGCCCGTCGGCAAGGGCGTGCTCAGGCGGGAAGGCCGCCATATTGCCTTGCTGGCGTTCGGTACGCTGGCAGGCGCCGCCTTGCAAGCGGCTGAGAATCTGGACGCCACTGTAGTCGACATGCGTTTCGTCAAGCCTCTCGACGAAACTCTGCTACAGGAATTGTCCAGTACGCATCAAGCCTTTGTTACGATTGAAGACGCGGCTATCATGGGGGGCGCGGGCAGCGCCGTCCTGGAGTTTTTCAGTCAGAAGGGCATAGTTTGCCCTGTGCTGCAATTGGGCCTGCCTGATCTGTTCATCGATCATGGCGATCAGACAGCCATTCTTGCCGAGCTTGGGCTCAATGCGGCAGGCATTGAAGGCTCGATTCGGGAACGTTTTGCCGCCTTGCTACCTCCTATTGCATGA
- the folE2 gene encoding GTP cyclohydrolase FolE2, whose protein sequence is MNTLIDPAVAMPDVQSSVDTRRMAIERVGVRGVRHPMLLAVADGTAMPTVGNWELTVALPAEEKGTHMSRFVALLEQYRTTPMTPGLFCNMALAMLPLLNARKGDISASFPYFLTKLAPVSGVASLMDYEVTWTARVQAEGEGDSGTAEFELSVQVPVTSLCPCSKAISQYGAHNQRSHVTVTAVFEDPAQVDLDRLIRSVEQQASCELWGLLKRTDEKYVTERAYENPKFVEDLVRDVAVQLQGVSAIQRFRVVAENFESIHNHSAYAVVEG, encoded by the coding sequence ATGAATACTCTGATTGATCCTGCTGTGGCCATGCCCGACGTGCAAAGCAGTGTCGATACACGTCGCATGGCCATTGAACGCGTAGGTGTTCGAGGGGTGCGCCATCCCATGTTGCTGGCTGTGGCAGACGGCACGGCCATGCCCACAGTAGGCAATTGGGAGCTCACGGTTGCCTTGCCCGCCGAAGAAAAGGGCACGCATATGTCCCGTTTTGTGGCGTTGCTCGAGCAGTATCGCACCACCCCCATGACGCCAGGCTTGTTCTGCAACATGGCGCTGGCCATGTTGCCCTTGCTCAATGCGCGCAAAGGCGACATCAGTGCATCGTTTCCCTACTTCCTGACCAAGCTGGCTCCGGTCTCTGGTGTGGCCAGCCTGATGGACTATGAAGTCACCTGGACGGCGCGTGTGCAGGCTGAAGGGGAAGGCGACAGCGGTACGGCAGAGTTTGAGCTTTCCGTTCAAGTCCCTGTGACCAGCTTGTGCCCTTGCTCCAAGGCCATTTCCCAATATGGCGCACATAATCAGCGCTCGCATGTCACGGTCACGGCAGTATTCGAAGACCCGGCCCAGGTCGATCTTGATCGCCTGATCCGTTCCGTCGAGCAGCAGGCTTCCTGCGAGTTGTGGGGTCTGCTCAAGCGCACCGATGAAAAATATGTCACCGAGCGTGCCTACGAAAACCCCAAGTTTGTTGAAGATCTGGTGCGCGATGTGGCGGTTCAGCTACAAGGCGTGTCTGCCATACAACGCTTCAGGGTGGTCGCGGAAAACTTCGAGTCCATACATAACCACTCGGCTTATGCCGTTGTAGAAGGCTGA
- the rpsF gene encoding 30S ribosomal protein S6 produces MRHYEVVFIVHPDQSEQVPAMIERYQGVVTTNGGTVHRLEDWGRRQLAYPIQKLVKAHYVCLNIECGQVALDELEHSFRYNDAILRHLVIKTKKPVTAASLMMKSVEREEARKASAETTTASQSEE; encoded by the coding sequence ATGCGTCACTACGAAGTAGTGTTTATTGTGCATCCCGATCAAAGCGAGCAAGTGCCTGCCATGATCGAGCGCTATCAAGGCGTTGTTACCACCAATGGTGGTACGGTGCATCGTCTGGAAGACTGGGGCCGTCGTCAATTGGCTTATCCCATCCAGAAGCTCGTCAAAGCCCATTACGTTTGCCTTAACATCGAATGCGGCCAAGTTGCACTCGACGAACTCGAGCATTCGTTCCGCTACAACGACGCCATTTTGCGGCACTTGGTCATCAAGACCAAGAAGCCTGTTACCGCAGCATCGCTGATGATGAAATCGGTTGAGCGCGAAGAGGCCCGCAAGGCCAGCGCCGAAACCACCACGGCCAGCCAGTCGGAAGAATAA
- the priB gene encoding primosomal replication protein N, producing MNQFVLTATATEVQPLRYTPAGLPAVEITLSHESEVQEAGHMRRIELVLSAVALGDIALLLADTPLGAFLSIKGFIAPARKGSNKLVLHIQQADRVFAGGASAVV from the coding sequence GTGAACCAGTTTGTTCTAACCGCCACTGCCACCGAGGTCCAGCCTTTAAGGTATACCCCGGCCGGCTTGCCGGCAGTTGAAATAACGCTGAGTCACGAGTCGGAAGTCCAAGAAGCCGGTCATATGCGCCGCATCGAATTGGTTCTTTCCGCAGTTGCCCTCGGAGACATCGCCTTGCTGTTGGCCGACACACCATTGGGTGCGTTCTTGTCCATAAAGGGGTTTATTGCCCCGGCACGCAAGGGCTCTAACAAGTTGGTGTTGCACATACAGCAGGCTGACCGGGTTTTTGCCGGTGGCGCAAGCGCCGTTGTTTAG
- the rpsR gene encoding 30S ribosomal protein S18 — protein sequence MAYFKKSKEKRKFTQQNPLFKRRKFCRFTAANVDEIDYKDLDTLRDFIQENGKIIPARLTGTKAHYQRQLDTAIKRARFLALLPYTDNHN from the coding sequence ATGGCTTACTTCAAAAAAAGCAAAGAGAAACGCAAATTCACGCAGCAAAACCCACTGTTCAAACGTCGCAAATTCTGCCGTTTTACAGCTGCCAATGTTGACGAGATCGATTACAAAGATCTCGACACTCTGCGCGATTTCATCCAGGAAAACGGCAAGATCATTCCTGCCCGCCTGACTGGTACCAAGGCACACTATCAACGCCAGCTGGACACCGCCATCAAGCGTGCCCGCTTCCTGGCCTTGTTGCCTTACACCGATAACCACAACTAA
- the rplI gene encoding 50S ribosomal protein L9, protein MQVILLEKVVNLGNLGEVVRVRDGYARNYLIPKKIARRATDAALKEFEARRAELEKLQAEKLAAAQKVGEKLSGSTITVAQKAGVDGRLFGSVTTMDIAAALAKEGYESVEKSQVRLPDGALKAVGEYPVQVVLHADVVSDITVVVQGEMA, encoded by the coding sequence ATGCAAGTTATTCTGCTCGAAAAAGTTGTCAACCTGGGTAATCTTGGTGAAGTTGTCCGCGTACGCGACGGCTATGCCCGCAACTACCTGATCCCTAAAAAAATCGCACGCCGTGCGACTGATGCAGCCCTGAAAGAATTCGAAGCTCGCCGTGCCGAACTCGAAAAGCTCCAGGCTGAAAAACTGGCTGCTGCCCAGAAAGTCGGCGAAAAGCTGTCGGGCTCGACCATTACCGTTGCTCAAAAAGCTGGGGTGGATGGCCGTCTGTTCGGTTCCGTCACCACCATGGACATCGCTGCTGCGCTGGCCAAGGAAGGTTACGAATCGGTCGAGAAGTCGCAGGTTCGCCTGCCCGACGGTGCTCTCAAGGCCGTAGGCGAGTATCCCGTACAAGTCGTGCTGCACGCTGACGTCGTATCCGACATCACTGTTGTGGTACAGGGCGAAATGGCCTAA
- a CDS encoding replicative DNA helicase, with amino-acid sequence MDLDATKTHSDPQLDYLRVPPHSVEAEQSVLGGLLLDNAAFDRVTDVLNEDDFYRFDHKIIWQHITRLIGLARPADVVTVHESLASAGKSDDVGGLAYLNALAHNTPSAANIRRYAEIVRERSMLRKLVSVADEIAAGAFNPQGKEARQLLDEAESRVFQIAQEGARGATGFQDIQPLLTQVVERIDELYHREGDSDVTGVPTGFADLDRMTSGLQAGDLVIVAGRPSMGKTSFSMNIGEHVAIEQGLPVAVFSMEMGAVQLAMRMVGSVGMLDQHRMRTGKLTADDWPRLTHAVQQVQEAQIYIDETPALTSMEVRARARRLARQCGQLGMIIIDYMQLMSGSSSGENRATEISEISRSLKSLAKELNCPLIALSQLNRSLEQRPNKRPVMSDLRESGAIEQDADLILFIYRDEVYNPDSPDKGTAEIIVGKQRNGPIGTVRLTFQGSSTRFLNYTGGLGS; translated from the coding sequence ATGGATTTGGACGCCACGAAGACACACAGTGACCCGCAACTCGATTACTTGCGAGTACCTCCGCATTCGGTCGAGGCCGAGCAGTCGGTGCTGGGTGGCTTGCTGTTGGACAATGCTGCCTTCGATCGGGTTACCGATGTACTGAACGAAGACGACTTCTATCGATTTGATCACAAGATCATCTGGCAGCATATTACCAGGCTGATCGGTCTGGCCCGGCCTGCCGACGTGGTCACCGTGCACGAGTCACTGGCCAGCGCCGGCAAGTCCGACGATGTGGGCGGCCTGGCTTATTTGAATGCACTCGCGCACAACACGCCGTCAGCCGCCAATATCCGCCGTTATGCCGAGATCGTTCGTGAGCGTTCCATGCTGCGCAAGCTGGTTTCGGTGGCCGATGAAATCGCCGCCGGGGCCTTCAACCCGCAAGGGAAGGAAGCCCGTCAGTTGCTCGATGAAGCGGAGTCACGGGTGTTTCAGATTGCCCAGGAAGGCGCCCGTGGCGCCACGGGCTTTCAGGATATACAACCCCTGCTGACTCAGGTAGTTGAACGTATCGACGAGCTGTATCACCGTGAGGGTGATTCTGATGTGACTGGTGTGCCTACGGGTTTTGCCGATCTGGACCGCATGACTTCGGGGCTGCAGGCTGGCGACCTGGTCATTGTTGCCGGCCGGCCATCCATGGGCAAAACCTCATTCTCGATGAATATCGGCGAGCATGTTGCGATTGAGCAAGGCCTGCCTGTGGCCGTGTTCTCCATGGAAATGGGTGCTGTGCAGCTGGCCATGCGTATGGTCGGGTCGGTGGGCATGCTGGACCAACACCGTATGCGTACCGGCAAGCTTACGGCCGATGACTGGCCGCGCCTGACGCATGCGGTGCAGCAGGTCCAGGAGGCTCAAATCTATATCGACGAAACGCCTGCACTGACGTCGATGGAAGTCCGGGCGCGTGCGCGCCGCCTGGCTCGCCAGTGTGGCCAGCTTGGCATGATCATCATCGACTATATGCAGCTGATGTCAGGCAGCTCGTCCGGAGAAAACCGGGCGACCGAAATTTCTGAAATCAGTCGCTCGCTGAAAAGCCTGGCCAAAGAGCTCAACTGCCCGCTGATTGCCTTGTCGCAGTTGAATCGAAGCCTGGAGCAACGCCCCAACAAACGGCCTGTCATGAGTGACCTTCGTGAATCGGGCGCCATCGAGCAAGACGCCGATTTGATTCTCTTCATCTACCGGGACGAGGTTTACAACCCCGATTCACCCGACAAGGGTACGGCGGAAATCATCGTGGGCAAACAGCGTAATGGTCCCATAGGTACCGTACGCCTGACTTTCCAGGGTTCCAGCACGCGCTTCCTGAACTATACCGGCGGCCTGGGCTCTTAG
- the pdxA gene encoding 4-hydroxythreonine-4-phosphate dehydrogenase PdxA codes for MTTSTTLPVGFTMGDAAGIGPEIIVKLFAAGLPQAALVYGDASILDNTISQLDLADKLQVELISEPELAQGQPGRVPVLNRWQELPPDLPPGQLSALAGRGAYEYLCHAIDDAMAGKLRAIVTAPLNKKAMQAGGVDYPGHTEILAERSATAHYAMMLANQELRVILATIHVPLNQVSTLLTLELELETIRLAHRACLQAGIVRPRVAVAGLNPHAGEEGRFGQEEALVIEPAIRQAQAEGIEASGPWPGDTVFMRARQGEFDIVVAQYHDQGLIPVKYLGIDQGVNVTVGLPFIRTSVDHGTAFDIAGQGIADPSSLRAAYNLALAMS; via the coding sequence ATGACTACTTCCACCACCCTGCCGGTCGGTTTCACCATGGGCGATGCCGCCGGCATAGGTCCTGAAATCATCGTCAAGCTCTTCGCCGCCGGCTTGCCGCAGGCTGCCCTGGTCTATGGCGATGCCAGCATTTTGGACAACACCATCAGCCAGCTCGACCTGGCAGACAAGCTGCAGGTGGAACTGATCAGCGAGCCGGAGCTGGCGCAAGGACAGCCGGGCCGTGTTCCCGTGCTCAATCGCTGGCAGGAACTCCCCCCCGACCTCCCTCCGGGCCAGTTGAGCGCCCTGGCCGGGCGTGGGGCCTATGAATATCTGTGCCATGCCATTGATGACGCCATGGCGGGAAAATTACGCGCTATTGTCACGGCGCCGCTTAACAAAAAAGCCATGCAGGCAGGCGGGGTCGACTACCCGGGCCATACCGAGATCCTGGCCGAGCGCAGCGCTACTGCGCACTACGCGATGATGCTGGCCAATCAGGAATTGCGTGTCATTCTGGCCACCATACATGTGCCTTTGAATCAGGTCAGCACCCTGCTTACCCTGGAACTCGAGCTGGAAACCATAAGGCTGGCACATCGCGCCTGCCTTCAAGCCGGTATTGTCCGACCTCGCGTAGCGGTAGCCGGGCTCAATCCGCATGCCGGAGAAGAAGGCCGTTTCGGACAAGAAGAAGCATTGGTCATCGAGCCGGCCATACGGCAAGCCCAGGCCGAAGGCATCGAAGCCAGCGGCCCCTGGCCCGGCGACACGGTCTTCATGCGCGCACGTCAGGGCGAGTTCGATATCGTGGTGGCCCAATACCACGACCAAGGCCTGATCCCGGTGAAGTATCTGGGCATAGATCAGGGTGTCAATGTAACCGTTGGCCTGCCTTTCATACGCACCAGCGTCGACCATGGCACCGCCTTCGATATTGCCGGACAAGGCATTGCCGACCCTTCTTCTTTGCGCGCCGCCTACAATCTGGCTTTGGCCATGTCCTGA